The Sphingobium sp. JS3065 genomic sequence AATGCGGGGCTCGGTTGGCGCCAGCTCGCCCATATCGAGCCCAGGATTACCGCCAGCACCGGAATGAGCGTATATTGCAGCGCCAGCATATTCGTTCTCCTGCGAGCCCTAGATCCGACGACAGGCTTGGGCGGGATGCCCTTGACGGTTGATCGTCATCTGCCCGCCCGTTGCATCGGCTGTGATCCGATCGCCGATATACTGAAGCCCTTGCCCCGGAGCACTGAGCCGTACCGGCTTTCCGCCAGCCGTGCTGCGCACCTCGATGGTCAGGCCATCGGCAAGGAAATCGACGGTGATTTGCGCACCGTCGTCACATCCATAAATGTGACGCCCAATGATCTGCGGATTTGTGCCGGCGAAATGATCTTCGTCGTGCGGATTGGACGAGGGCGCCTGGCTGGAGCAGCCTGCCGCGCTCAATATAATCAGGGCTGCGACCGCGAGAGAAGCCCCTGAAGATCGCAAGCGTCGTGGCACCTGCTTCAGTGCCGGCCCAATTTCCGTGGGCGCGACGAACATTTAATGAGCCTTCCGTTTGGCAACGCGGCGATCACCGCGCGAAAGCGGGCGCGCCGCCGGCGAGCCGGGTCTGAGGTAGCGCTCAAGAGCCCGGTCCGATTCCTTCATGCTGCCCAGGATGCGGCCTTTCATCTTGCGCGCAGCCAGAATCGAAACGAGGCCCCAGCAGCGCGTGGTGTGATGGATCTCAGTCCCAGAGGGAATCTCGTCGATCCGATAGGTTTCCTCGAGCATCATCAGGCCCCGCAGCCCTGTCTTCCAACTGATTTCCGCGGGTTTGCGGAAGCGCGTGATCGTCGCAGGCGCCGTCAGGGGCTTGCGCAGGAAGGTGGTGTTGAACGTGTACCCGATCGCGCTGCCTTCCGATGCAACGCCCGACAGCCGGATGAACGGGTGCCACCGCGCGAAGCCGCCAAGGTCGGACACCGCCGTCCACACACGCAGCGGTGACGTCGATAGGCACATCACATGCTCCACCTCAAACATGATCGCGATCCTTGAAAGCAAGCAGCCGCAACGCATTGAACACGACGACCAGCGTCGATCCTTCATGCGCAAGGACCGCCGGACCGATTCCGAGCCCAAGGATCGTTGCCGGCAGCAACACAGCGACGACACCAAGGCTCATATAAAGATTCTGGCGAATAATCCGGCTCGTCTGCCGGCTGAGCCCAACCGCGAACGGCAAATGAGCGAGGTCATCAGCCATAAGCGCGACGTCTGCCGTCTCGAGCGCGACATCCGATCCTGCCGCTCCCATCGCAATACCCACGGTCGCATTGGCCATCGCCGGCGCATCGTTGACACCGTCACCGACCATCGCAACCTTGTCCTGCGCCTTCAGCTTCTTGATGGCCTCGACCTTGTCCTCGGGCATGAGATCGCCCCAGGCCTCATCCAGGCCCACCTGCTTGGCGATCGCGTCGGCGACACGCTGGTTGTCGCCCGAGATCATGATCATGCGGGTAATACCGAGCTCGCGCAGCCGGGCGAGTGTCGCGACGGCAGCGGCGCGGGGCGTGTCCATCAGCCCGATCACGCCAAGATAGCGCTCGCCCCTGCGGACGATCATCGTTGTCCGGCCCGTCTCCTCAAGTTTCACACCGGCATCGCGCAGCCCTTCCGGCAACGGAGCACCGTCGACCTCTCCAAATAATTTGGGACTGCCGATATGGACCGCCTCGCCTTCGACCATCGCCTGGACACCCCGACCCGTGATGCTGCGCAGGTCGGTAGCGGCCGGAATCCCCACCTCGCCGAGCCGCGCACGACCGCCAGAAGCAACGGCGGCGGCGAGCGGATGATCGCTCAGGCTCTCAACGGCGATGGCAATGCGCAGCAAATCCGCTTCGGTGGCGCCGTCGGCGGGAATAACATCGGTAATCTGGGGCCGGCCTTCGGTCAGCGTGCCAGTCTTGTCGAAAGCGATGGCCCGTAGGGTTCCAAGATTCTCGAGCGGCCCTCCTCCCTTGACCAGAACGCCGCCGCGCGCGGCCCGTGCAATTCCCGACAGCACGGCGCTTGGCGTCGCGATCGCGAGTGCGCAGGGACTGGCAGCCACCAGCACCGCCATGGCGCGATAGAAGCTGTCACGGAAGGGTTCGTCGATCACCACCCAGGCAAACAGCAGCAGCACGACGAGCGCCAGAACGGCGGGCACGAAGATCCGCTCGAAGCGGTCGGTGAAGCGCTGGGTCGGCGACTTCTGCGCCTGAGCTTCGCCGACCATCTGCACAACCTTGGCAAGCGTCGTGTCCTTGGACAGGCGGGAGACCTGCACCTCGATCGCGCCCGCGCCGTTGATCGTCCCTGCAAAGATCCGATACGCCGCCGCAACCTTGTCAGGCTGCGCCGCAGCGCCCGCGGGATCGTCGACCGGTCGCTTGTCCACCGGCATGCTCTCGCCGGTGACCGGCGCCTGGTTGACGCTTGAGGTGCCGACCACCACGAACCCATCGGCCGGCATGCGTTCGTTGGGCTTGACGATCGCGATGTCGCCGACCGCAAGCTCCTCGACAGGGATTTCCCGGGTTTGCCCGTCCCGCCGTACCAGCGCGGTCTGAGGCGCAAGTTCAGCGAGCGCCTCGATGGCACGCTTGGCCCGGCCCATCGCATAATGTTCGAGCGAATGCCCCATGCTGAACAGGAACAGCAGCAGCGCGCCTTCTGCCCAGGCACCCAGCGCGGCCGCACCGCCGGCGGCAACGAGCATGAGCGTATCGATCTCGAACCGCTTCATGCGCAAATTGTCGATCGCCTCGCGCAGCGTGAAATAGCCGCCCAAACCATAGGCCAGAATGTAGGACGCCATCGGTATCCAGGTCGGAGCGCTGGTGAGCTTTTCGACGCCGAAACCGACCGCTGCGAATGCGCCGCACATAATGGCGAAGATTATCTCGGTGTTTGCGCCGAATATCATCCCGCCATGCGCGTGATCATGGCCCTCGCCTTCTTTGCCAGCGCCATGATCATGCCCCTCATGACCCTTTTCATCGCCATGAGCATGGCCGGCATGGGCGTCGGCAGCGCCCGCCGCCGCGGGCGATGATGGCGCCCTCCCCGGCTCGGCACGGACGCCGAGGCCCATTTCCCCGAGCAGACGACGAACATCGCTCTCCGAGATTGCTTCACGGTCGAAGTCCAACCGCACGACGCCGGCAGCAGACGCATCGGCCTCGACGATACCAGGAGCGCGGAGCAGTCGTTCCGCGACAGTGCGCGCGCGGCGCTGGTTGGAGAGCCCTTCGACATTCCAGCGCAGATGCCCAAATCGCTCTGTGATCTTCGCGCCTTCGCTTTGCGCGAGTTCCCGAATGCGCGGCAAGGACAGGAAATCCGGGTCGTAATGGACACAAAGCTTTGCCGGTGCATCGCCTTCCGCCGCGATGATATGCGCGTCGCGAACACCTTCCCGCGCGCTGAGATTGGCCACCAGGCGCGCTACACAGCCATCGGCCGTGTCATCGACTTCGGGCAAGAGGAGCGGCAATTCCAGGCGCAGTTTTTCGGTCATTGCGCCTCTCCCGGCGTGTCGCTCGGGGCGAAGCTTGCAGCTTCGCCCCCCACGATCTCGACGACTTCCAGGGTCATGAGGCCAATGCCGGTCACATCGGCGAGCGAAGCGACAAAGGCCCGGAGCCGTGCGTCCTCATCCACGATCTCGATAACCAGCGACTGATCATCCTCGAGGACATGACGGCGGTGGACATGTGCTGATCGGCCAAAGCCGACCAATGCCTGAAGCACCGTAACCCCGGCCACTTTCGCGTCACGCGCGCGCGTCGCAACCACTTCGAATACCTTGCGATCGCCGAAGTAAGCGGCTTCGTCGGTGTAGATGCGCAGCAATTTTGCTTGTTCGTTCATCTTCTTGTCCTCTCTCTCAGGCCGTTGCTGGCGAGGCATTCGGGGCCTCTTCATCGTGCTGTTTTGCAGGCCGGCGACCGATCCGCTCGCCCAAGCCCAATACAACCTTGGAAATGGCGGGCAGCACCAGCAGGGTCAGGATCGTTGCCGCGATCAAACCGCCGATCACGACGGTTGCGAGCGGCTTTTGGACCTCGGCGCCGGTGCCGTGCGCGAGCGCCATCGGTACGAAGCCGATCGCCGGCACGAAGCCTGTCATGATGACCGGCCGCACCTTTTCGAATGTGCCCTCGATGATGGCGCGGCTCAACTCGACGCCCGCCTCCAGCTTCTCCCGGATCGCGGTCATCACGACGAGACCGTTCAGGACCGCGACCCCGGCGAGACAGATAAATCCGACCGCGGCGGAAACGGAGAAGGAGATGCCTGTCAGCCAGAGGGTGAAAACGCCGCCCGCAAGGCCCAAAGGCACCGCGAGAAACACCGACGCGGCCCGGGCAAGACCGCCCAGCGCCATGTAGAGCAAGCCGAAGATCGCCAGGAAACACAGGGGCACGACAATCGCGAGACGCTGCGACGCCGCTTGCAGGTTCTGGAACTGGCCACCCCACTCCAGATAGGAGCCCGATGGCAAGGCCAGCTTGTCGACTTTGGCCTGGGCCTCGGCGACGAAGGAACCGACGTCACGACCGCGCACATTGGCCTGGATGACGACGCGCCGCTTGCCATTCTCGCGGCTGATCTGGTTCAGACCTTCGCTGAACCGGAACTGCGCGACCTGCGAGAGAGGTACGGAACCCCTGTGTCCGCCGGCTTCCTGGGGAAGCAGGACAGGAAGCGCGGCCAGGGCATCGAGGCTTTCGCGCGTGGCCGCCGGTACGCGCACGGTCACCTCGAAGCGCCGATCGCCCTCAAAGAGCAAACCCGCCTCACGCCCGCCCATCGCGGCCGCAACCGTGTCGGCGACTTCCTCGATGGTCAGGCCGTAACGCGCGATCGCCGCACGATCGAACTTCACGTCGAGCGTTGGCGAACCGCTGGTTTGTTCTGCCTTTACGTCCGCAGCGCCGGGAACGGTCTGGAGCGCACGAACGATTTCCTGCGCAGTGACGCCCATCTTGTCGAGATCATCGCCGTAGAGCTTGATCGCGACATCGCCACGCACGCCCGCGATCAGCTCGTTGAAGCGGAGCTGGATGGGCTGGCTGACCTCGAAGGCATTGCCGATCTTCGCGCCGGACTTTTCTTCGATCCGCTTGAGCACGTCGGCCTTCGTGTTGACGCCTTCAGGCCATTCTTCCTGTGGTTTAAGGATCACAAAGCCATCGGAAATGTTCGGCGGCATCGGGTCGGTCGCTACCTCCGCCGTGCCGGTTTTCGAGAACATGACCTCAACTTCGGGCAGGCTGGTGACCGCCTTTTCGACCTCGCGCTGCATCTCCAGTGACCGCTCAAGCGACACGGAGGGGACGCGGGTCGAGGCAAGCGCGACATTCTTCTCGTCGAGCTGGGGGATGAACTCCTGTCCCAAGAAGCCGAAGACCAATGCCGACGCCGCGAAGAAAGCGAAGCCGGCGGCGATGAACGGCCATGGCTTTGCCACCGCTTTGTCCAGCAACGGCGCATAGCGCGCCTTGGTCTTGGCGATGATCCAGACCTCCTTTTCCGAGACCTTGCCTCGGATCAGGAGCGCAACCATCGCCGGTACGAAGGTGAGCGCAAGGATGAACGCCGCGACCAATGCGAGCATGATCGTGATGGCCATTGGCGAGAAGGTCTTGCCTTCCACACCAGTGAACATGAGCAGCGGCGCGAACGCGAGCAGGATGATGCCCTGGCCGAACACCGTCGGCTTGATCATCTCTTGGGACGCCCGCATCGTCTCTTCGAGACGTTCGCGCAGGTTGAGCAACCGGCCTTCATGCTCCTGGCGGTGGGCGAGCCGCGCCAGGCAGTTTTCAATGATGATCACCGCGCCATCGACGATCAGGCCGAAGTCGAGAGCGCCGAGGCTCATGAGGTTACCCGGCACGCGAAAGGCATTCATGCCGATCGCCATCATCAGGAACGAGAAGGGAATGATGAGGACTGCGATGATCGCCGCGCGGACATTGCCGAGCAGCAGGAACAATGCGGCTGCGACCAGGATCGCGCCTTCGATCAGATTCCTTTGAACCGTGGCGACGGTTGCGTTGACGAGCTTCGATCGGTCGAGGACCGTCGTCACCTTGATCCCTGGCGGCAGCGACTTGCCAATCCCGTCCAGTCTCTCCCCGACATTGCGCGCGACGACGCGGCTATTCTCGCCGATCAGCATCAACGCGGTGCCGATGACGGCTTCATGGCCGTTCTGGCTCGCAGCGCCCGTGCGCAACTCGCCGCCGATCTTCACATTGGCGACGTCCTTGACCGCGATCGGCAAGCCGCCACGGGTCGCGACGATGGCGTCGGCAATTTCGTCGATATCGCGAATGCGCGCGTCCGCGCGGAGCAGGAACGCCTCACCGCCGCGATTGAAGTAGTTGGCGCCGACTGCAAGGTTCGATGCCTCCAGCGCCTTGGCGAGTTCGGAATAGGAGATGCCGTAGGAGGACAGCTTCACCGGATCGGGCTCGACGATATATTGCTTGGCGTAGCCGCCAATCGAGTCGATGCCAGCGACGCCCTTTACGGTGCGAAGCTGCGGACGGATGATCCAATCCTGTACCGTGCGCAGATAAGCGGCACGGCCCACTTCGTCGGTCAGCCGAGCGCCTTCCGGGGTCAGAAAACTGCCATCCGACTGCCAGCCCGGCTGGCCGTTGCGAACGGTCGCGCCTTTCCCGCCGGGATTGGCGAAATCGACCGAATACATCAGCACTTCGCCAAGGCCCGTCGTGACCGGACCAATCTGCGGCTGCACGCCGTCGGGAAGCGTATCGCGCGCCTGTGTCAGCCGCTCGCTGACTTGCTGGCGAGCGAAGTAGAGATCGGTCTTGTCGGTGAAGATAGCCGATACCTGGCTGAAGCCGTTGCGCGACAGCGAGCGGGTGGTTTCAAGGCCGGGAATGCCAGCCAGGGCGGTCTCGATCGGGAAGGTGACGCGCTTTTCGATTTCAATCGGCGACAGGCCGCGTTCGACGGTGTTGATCTGGACCTGATTGTTGGTGATGTCCGGCACTGCGTCGATCGGCAGCTTTGTCAGCTGCCACGCGCCGAAGCCGGCGATGACGAGAAAAAGGAGAACGACCGCCCAGCGTGCGCGGACGGATAGCGCCATTAAGTTCGCGATCATGGGTACATTCCTGGGATCGTGCCCGCCGCGTCAGCGGTGGAGGCGTAGGACACAATGATTTGGGAGACAGCGGCAGCGTCTGCGATCGGCAAGCGCACGGCATATGAACCGGTGC encodes the following:
- a CDS encoding SRPBCC family protein, whose product is MFEVEHVMCLSTSPLRVWTAVSDLGGFARWHPFIRLSGVASEGSAIGYTFNTTFLRKPLTAPATITRFRKPAEISWKTGLRGLMMLEETYRIDEIPSGTEIHHTTRCWGLVSILAARKMKGRILGSMKESDRALERYLRPGSPAARPLSRGDRRVAKRKAH
- a CDS encoding heavy metal translocating P-type ATPase, whose amino-acid sequence is MTEKLRLELPLLLPEVDDTADGCVARLVANLSAREGVRDAHIIAAEGDAPAKLCVHYDPDFLSLPRIRELAQSEGAKITERFGHLRWNVEGLSNQRRARTVAERLLRAPGIVEADASAAGVVRLDFDREAISESDVRRLLGEMGLGVRAEPGRAPSSPAAAGAADAHAGHAHGDEKGHEGHDHGAGKEGEGHDHAHGGMIFGANTEIIFAIMCGAFAAVGFGVEKLTSAPTWIPMASYILAYGLGGYFTLREAIDNLRMKRFEIDTLMLVAAGGAAALGAWAEGALLLFLFSMGHSLEHYAMGRAKRAIEALAELAPQTALVRRDGQTREIPVEELAVGDIAIVKPNERMPADGFVVVGTSSVNQAPVTGESMPVDKRPVDDPAGAAAQPDKVAAAYRIFAGTINGAGAIEVQVSRLSKDTTLAKVVQMVGEAQAQKSPTQRFTDRFERIFVPAVLALVVLLLFAWVVIDEPFRDSFYRAMAVLVAASPCALAIATPSAVLSGIARAARGGVLVKGGGPLENLGTLRAIAFDKTGTLTEGRPQITDVIPADGATEADLLRIAIAVESLSDHPLAAAVASGGRARLGEVGIPAATDLRSITGRGVQAMVEGEAVHIGSPKLFGEVDGAPLPEGLRDAGVKLEETGRTTMIVRRGERYLGVIGLMDTPRAAAVATLARLRELGITRMIMISGDNQRVADAIAKQVGLDEAWGDLMPEDKVEAIKKLKAQDKVAMVGDGVNDAPAMANATVGIAMGAAGSDVALETADVALMADDLAHLPFAVGLSRQTSRIIRQNLYMSLGVVAVLLPATILGLGIGPAVLAHEGSTLVVVFNALRLLAFKDRDHV
- a CDS encoding DUF190 domain-containing protein is translated as MNEQAKLLRIYTDEAAYFGDRKVFEVVATRARDAKVAGVTVLQALVGFGRSAHVHRRHVLEDDQSLVIEIVDEDARLRAFVASLADVTGIGLMTLEVVEIVGGEAASFAPSDTPGEAQ
- a CDS encoding efflux RND transporter permease subunit, yielding MIANLMALSVRARWAVVLLFLVIAGFGAWQLTKLPIDAVPDITNNQVQINTVERGLSPIEIEKRVTFPIETALAGIPGLETTRSLSRNGFSQVSAIFTDKTDLYFARQQVSERLTQARDTLPDGVQPQIGPVTTGLGEVLMYSVDFANPGGKGATVRNGQPGWQSDGSFLTPEGARLTDEVGRAAYLRTVQDWIIRPQLRTVKGVAGIDSIGGYAKQYIVEPDPVKLSSYGISYSELAKALEASNLAVGANYFNRGGEAFLLRADARIRDIDEIADAIVATRGGLPIAVKDVANVKIGGELRTGAASQNGHEAVIGTALMLIGENSRVVARNVGERLDGIGKSLPPGIKVTTVLDRSKLVNATVATVQRNLIEGAILVAAALFLLLGNVRAAIIAVLIIPFSFLMMAIGMNAFRVPGNLMSLGALDFGLIVDGAVIIIENCLARLAHRQEHEGRLLNLRERLEETMRASQEMIKPTVFGQGIILLAFAPLLMFTGVEGKTFSPMAITIMLALVAAFILALTFVPAMVALLIRGKVSEKEVWIIAKTKARYAPLLDKAVAKPWPFIAAGFAFFAASALVFGFLGQEFIPQLDEKNVALASTRVPSVSLERSLEMQREVEKAVTSLPEVEVMFSKTGTAEVATDPMPPNISDGFVILKPQEEWPEGVNTKADVLKRIEEKSGAKIGNAFEVSQPIQLRFNELIAGVRGDVAIKLYGDDLDKMGVTAQEIVRALQTVPGAADVKAEQTSGSPTLDVKFDRAAIARYGLTIEEVADTVAAAMGGREAGLLFEGDRRFEVTVRVPAATRESLDALAALPVLLPQEAGGHRGSVPLSQVAQFRFSEGLNQISRENGKRRVVIQANVRGRDVGSFVAEAQAKVDKLALPSGSYLEWGGQFQNLQAASQRLAIVVPLCFLAIFGLLYMALGGLARAASVFLAVPLGLAGGVFTLWLTGISFSVSAAVGFICLAGVAVLNGLVVMTAIREKLEAGVELSRAIIEGTFEKVRPVIMTGFVPAIGFVPMALAHGTGAEVQKPLATVVIGGLIAATILTLLVLPAISKVVLGLGERIGRRPAKQHDEEAPNASPATA